TTGCTCCTGCTGCTGCTGAAGTGCTTGGTCCAGTGCTTGGTCCTCCATTCTTACATGTCCTTGAGTTATGACCAAACTCCCTGCACTTTCCACATTTCACATTGCTGTTTCTCTTCCCCTTCCTGGGTTCATTTggtcctctctttctcttcttagcaGGTCTGCCAGCTTGTCTTTTGATGACTGGAGGCTGAATGGTAGGGAGAGAAAAGTTAGGCCACTGTGTTGGGTCTGATATGGGGTGAATGTGGTCTGCATATGTAAGCTTGTATGCAGCAGACTTGAAGAATGGGGAGACAAAATCAATGGGGTTCAGCCTTTGGTCATAAATCACCCTGAGTGCATGCTTGCAGGGGATTCCAGAAATTTGCCACTTCCCACACCCACAGCTTCTAGTTGATAACCTGATGGGGAAGTTCACATGTGCATCTCTGACCTCAAATTCCCCCCCACCACAGGCTGTAGCATAGCAGAACCTAGACTCT
This Spinacia oleracea cultivar Varoflay chromosome 6, BTI_SOV_V1, whole genome shotgun sequence DNA region includes the following protein-coding sequences:
- the LOC130464297 gene encoding uncharacterized protein isoform X1; protein product: MPVFSLLEAIRKWCMERVGARFDMAIDMEDGQLTEYAKKEVDERTGESRFCYATACGGGEFEVRDAHVNFPIRLSTRSCGCGKWQISGIPCKHALRVIYDQRLNPIDFVSPFFKSAAYKLTYADHIHPISDPTQWPNFSLPTIQPPVIKRQAGRPAKKRKRGPNEPRKGKRNSNVKCGKCREFGHNSRTCKNGGPSTGPSTSAAAGASTSQGGSRGRKRANTAT
- the LOC130464297 gene encoding uncharacterized protein isoform X2; protein product: MERVGARFDMAIDMEDGQLTEYAKKEVDERTGESRFCYATACGGGEFEVRDAHVNFPIRLSTRSCGCGKWQISGIPCKHALRVIYDQRLNPIDFVSPFFKSAAYKLTYADHIHPISDPTQWPNFSLPTIQPPVIKRQAGRPAKKRKRGPNEPRKGKRNSNVKCGKCREFGHNSRTCKNGGPSTGPSTSAAAGASTSQGGSRGRKRANTAT